Proteins from a genomic interval of Streptomyces sp. NBC_00820:
- a CDS encoding putative T7SS-secreted protein, whose translation MSTQTYEALGFDPAPGVPASMQHLVATLTKVGKQLHDAHATLTRLGRTDGAWAGEAASAFAKKVGTLPKYLADGHSSLTDATHALHGWDTRLREFQSLAHRYEGEAAAARKALRSAQSNPDLGLAGRSFDTDAALHEAQQRLDHATKRVNDAQGELDAVIKKARHLLSDHDEAARAAASLLRKAAELAPDESLLDTLGDLLSSIGDRIQDLAGDLWHWIQKHADEIYKIGDWLGLAAAACDALAIVFSETVIGAAVFEVLARLLNTGALVFHGVGWAAGSKKGSWADIGLDIAGFVPFGDLLKGGKVVAQTFKGVEIAADSFKAADRIAEIAAKAPGADIVLESKKLLGFGKETAVYRATADSLKGRFAMATERVFSDAVRHERSLTSPVKFLDNVVFPKVIDNTPLGKIPALAESVILGDNGKTFIDPTSWVSRGPEAAYRGYKLYESAETALSDEVHGKFEKYKDFVDRGLGVQG comes from the coding sequence TTGAGCACACAGACGTACGAGGCGCTCGGCTTCGACCCCGCGCCCGGCGTGCCCGCCTCGATGCAGCACCTGGTCGCCACCCTCACCAAGGTGGGCAAGCAGCTCCACGACGCCCACGCGACGCTGACCCGGCTGGGCAGGACGGACGGAGCCTGGGCGGGCGAGGCGGCATCGGCCTTCGCGAAGAAGGTCGGCACACTGCCGAAGTACCTTGCAGACGGGCACAGTTCACTGACCGACGCCACGCACGCGCTGCACGGCTGGGACACACGCCTGCGCGAGTTCCAGTCCCTCGCACACCGCTACGAGGGCGAAGCCGCCGCGGCCAGGAAGGCGTTGCGATCGGCACAGAGCAACCCGGATCTGGGGCTTGCCGGCCGGTCCTTCGACACGGACGCGGCGCTGCACGAGGCACAGCAGCGCCTGGACCACGCGACGAAGCGGGTGAACGACGCCCAGGGCGAGCTGGACGCCGTCATCAAGAAGGCGCGGCACCTGCTGTCCGACCACGACGAGGCGGCCCGCGCGGCCGCCTCGCTGCTCCGCAAGGCCGCCGAGCTCGCCCCCGACGAGTCCCTCCTCGACACCCTCGGCGACCTCCTGTCGAGCATCGGCGACAGAATCCAGGACCTCGCCGGCGACCTCTGGCACTGGATCCAGAAACACGCGGACGAGATCTACAAGATCGGCGACTGGCTCGGTCTGGCGGCCGCCGCGTGCGACGCCCTGGCCATCGTCTTCTCCGAGACGGTCATCGGCGCCGCCGTCTTCGAGGTCCTCGCCAGACTTCTGAACACCGGCGCCCTGGTCTTCCACGGCGTCGGCTGGGCCGCCGGCTCCAAGAAGGGTTCGTGGGCCGACATCGGCCTCGACATCGCCGGCTTCGTGCCGTTCGGTGACCTTCTCAAGGGAGGCAAGGTGGTCGCTCAGACCTTCAAGGGTGTGGAGATAGCGGCCGATTCCTTCAAGGCGGCCGACCGCATCGCGGAGATCGCCGCAAAGGCACCGGGAGCCGACATCGTGCTGGAGTCGAAGAAGCTCCTCGGCTTCGGCAAGGAGACGGCCGTGTACCGGGCCACCGCGGACTCCCTCAAGGGCCGCTTCGCCATGGCCACGGAACGCGTCTTCAGCGACGCGGTACGGCACGAACGGTCACTGACCAGCCCGGTGAAGTTCCTGGACAACGTGGTGTTCCCGAAGGTCATCGACAACACCCCGCTCGGGAAGATCCCGGCCCTGGCCGAGTCGGTGATCCTCGGCGACAACGGCAAGACGTTCATCGACCCCACCTCATGGGTGTCGCGCGGACCCGAGGCCGCGTATCGCGGATACAAGCTGTACGAGTCCGCCGAGACGGCCCTCTCCGACGAGGTGCACGGCAAGTTCGAGAAGTACAAGGACTTCGTCGACCGCGGGCTGGGGGTGCAGGGATGA
- the rpsJ gene encoding 30S ribosomal protein S10: MAGQKIRIRLKAYDHEVIDSSAKKIVETVTRTGASVAGPVPLPTEKNVYCVIKSPHKYKDSREHFEMRTHKRLIDILDPTPKTVDSLMRLDLPAGVDIEIKL; this comes from the coding sequence ATGGCGGGACAGAAGATCCGCATCCGGCTCAAGGCCTACGACCACGAGGTCATCGACTCCTCGGCGAAGAAGATCGTCGAGACGGTGACGCGCACTGGTGCGTCGGTCGCAGGCCCGGTGCCGCTGCCCACTGAGAAGAACGTGTACTGCGTCATCAAGTCGCCGCACAAGTACAAGGACTCGCGCGAGCACTTCGAGATGCGCACGCACAAGCGCCTGATCGACATCCTCGACCCGACGCCGAAGACCGTTGACTCCCTGATGCGACTCGACCTCCCGGCCGGTGTCGACATCGAGATCAAGCTCTAA
- the rplC gene encoding 50S ribosomal protein L3, translating to MAKQIKGILGEKLGMTQVWDENNRVVPVTVVKAGPNVVTQVRTNDVDGYESVQIAFGEIDPRKVNKPLKGHFAKADVTPRRHLVELRTSDASEYTLGQEITAEVFESGVKVDVTAKSKGKGFAGVMKRHNFKGGKASHGAHRVHRMPGSIGGCATPGRVFKGMRMAGRMGNERVTTQNLTVHAVDAEKGLLLIKGAVPGPNGGLVLVRTAAKGA from the coding sequence ATGGCTAAGCAGATCAAGGGCATCCTGGGCGAGAAGCTCGGCATGACGCAGGTGTGGGACGAGAACAACCGTGTTGTTCCCGTCACCGTCGTCAAGGCCGGCCCCAACGTCGTCACCCAGGTCCGCACGAACGACGTCGACGGCTACGAGTCGGTCCAGATCGCCTTCGGCGAGATCGACCCGCGCAAGGTGAACAAGCCCCTCAAGGGCCACTTCGCCAAGGCCGACGTCACCCCGCGCCGCCACCTGGTGGAGCTCCGTACCTCCGACGCCAGCGAGTACACGCTGGGTCAGGAGATCACTGCCGAGGTCTTCGAGTCGGGCGTCAAGGTTGACGTCACCGCGAAGAGCAAGGGCAAGGGCTTCGCCGGTGTCATGAAGCGCCACAACTTCAAGGGTGGCAAGGCGTCCCACGGTGCCCACCGTGTGCACCGCATGCCCGGTTCCATCGGTGGCTGTGCCACCCCCGGTCGTGTCTTCAAGGGCATGCGCATGGCGGGTCGCATGGGCAACGAGCGGGTCACCACCCAGAACCTGACCGTTCACGCCGTTGACGCGGAGAAGGGCCTGCTCCTCATCAAGGGCGCGGTTCCTGGTCCGAACGGCGGCCTCGTCCTGGTCCGCACCGCGGCCAAGGGGGCCTGA
- the rplD gene encoding 50S ribosomal protein L4 — translation MSTIDILSPSGDNAGTVELPAEIFGVEKISVPLLHQVVVAQLAAARQGTHKVKRRGEVRGGGRKPYRQKGTGRARQGSTRAPQFAGGGVVHGPTPRDYSQRTPKKMKAAALRHALTDRARNSRIHVITGVIEGATPSTKAAKSFLGKVSERKNVLLVIERSDEAALLSARNLPQVHILEPGQLNTYDVLVSDDVVFTQAAFESFVSGPKANDTEGSEA, via the coding sequence ATGAGCACCATTGACATTCTGTCGCCCTCCGGCGACAACGCCGGGACCGTCGAGCTCCCGGCCGAGATCTTCGGCGTAGAGAAGATCAGCGTTCCGCTGCTTCACCAGGTCGTCGTCGCGCAGCTGGCTGCCGCCCGTCAGGGCACGCACAAGGTCAAGCGTCGTGGCGAGGTCCGCGGTGGCGGTCGCAAGCCTTACCGCCAGAAGGGCACCGGCCGCGCGCGCCAGGGTTCGACCCGTGCGCCGCAGTTCGCCGGCGGTGGCGTCGTCCACGGCCCCACGCCGCGTGACTACTCGCAGCGGACCCCGAAGAAGATGAAGGCCGCGGCCCTGCGCCACGCCCTCACCGACCGGGCCCGTAACTCTCGCATCCACGTCATCACCGGCGTGATCGAGGGCGCGACCCCCTCCACCAAGGCCGCCAAGAGCTTCCTCGGCAAGGTCAGCGAGCGCAAGAACGTGCTCCTGGTCATCGAGCGCTCCGACGAGGCCGCGCTGCTTTCCGCGCGCAACCTGCCCCAGGTCCACATCCTGGAGCCGGGCCAGCTGAACACGTACGACGTTCTCGTCTCGGACGACGTGGTCTTCACCCAGGCCGCTTTCGAGTCCTTCGTGTCCGGCCCGAAGGCCAATGACACCGAAGGGAGCGAGGCCTGA
- the rplW gene encoding 50S ribosomal protein L23, which translates to MAIRHPAIASKAAKAAKAARVAKAKRHATEGKNTVETPLSKSFTDPRDVLLKPVVSEKSYALLDEGKYTFIVAPGANKTQIKQAVQAVFSVKVTGVNTINRQGKRKRTKTGFGQRAGSKRAIVTLAEGDRIDIFGGPTA; encoded by the coding sequence ATGGCTATCCGTCACCCCGCTATCGCCTCGAAGGCCGCCAAGGCCGCCAAGGCCGCGCGCGTCGCCAAGGCGAAGCGCCACGCCACCGAGGGCAAGAACACTGTCGAGACCCCTCTGAGCAAGTCCTTCACGGACCCCCGTGACGTGCTGCTCAAGCCGGTCGTCTCGGAGAAGAGCTACGCGCTCCTCGACGAGGGCAAGTACACGTTCATCGTCGCCCCGGGCGCCAACAAGACCCAGATCAAGCAGGCCGTCCAGGCGGTCTTCTCGGTCAAGGTCACCGGGGTCAACACGATCAACCGCCAGGGCAAGCGCAAGCGCACGAAGACCGGTTTCGGTCAGCGTGCCGGCAGCAAGCGCGCGATCGTGACCCTCGCCGAGGGCGACCGTATCGACATCTTCGGCGGTCCGACCGCGTAA
- the rplB gene encoding 50S ribosomal protein L2 translates to MGIRKYKPTTPGRRGASVADFVEVTRSTPEKSLVRPLHSKGGRNNAGRVTVRHQGGGHKRAFRVIDFRRHDKDGVPAKVAHIEYDPNRTARIALLHYADGEKRYILAPRNLQQGDRVENGPGADIKPGNNLALRNIPVGTTIHAIELRPGGGAKFARSAGASVQLLAKEGSMAHLRMPSGEIRLVDVRCRATIGEVGNAEQSNINWGKAGRKRWLGVRPTVRGVVMNPVDHPHGGGEGRTSGGRHPVSPWGKKEGRTRSPKKASNKYIVRRRKTNKKR, encoded by the coding sequence ATGGGAATCCGCAAGTACAAGCCGACTACGCCGGGCCGTCGTGGCGCCAGCGTCGCCGACTTCGTCGAGGTCACGCGGTCCACGCCGGAGAAGTCGCTGGTTCGCCCGCTGCACAGCAAGGGCGGCCGTAACAACGCCGGTCGTGTGACCGTTCGCCACCAGGGTGGCGGACACAAGCGCGCCTTCCGAGTGATCGACTTCCGTCGTCACGACAAGGACGGCGTGCCGGCGAAGGTCGCGCACATCGAGTACGACCCCAACCGCACCGCGCGCATCGCGCTGCTGCACTACGCGGACGGCGAGAAGCGCTACATCCTCGCCCCGCGCAACCTGCAGCAGGGTGACCGCGTCGAGAACGGTCCCGGGGCCGACATCAAGCCGGGCAACAACCTGGCGCTCCGCAACATCCCGGTCGGTACCACGATCCACGCGATCGAGCTCCGTCCCGGTGGCGGTGCCAAGTTCGCCCGCTCCGCCGGTGCCTCCGTGCAGCTGCTTGCGAAGGAGGGCTCGATGGCCCACCTGCGCATGCCGTCCGGTGAGATCCGCCTGGTCGACGTCCGCTGCCGCGCCACCATCGGCGAGGTCGGCAACGCCGAGCAGAGCAACATCAACTGGGGTAAGGCCGGCCGTAAGCGGTGGCTGGGCGTTCGCCCGACCGTCCGTGGTGTCGTCATGAACCCGGTTGACCACCCGCACGGTGGTGGTGAGGGCCGGACTTCCGGTGGTCGCCACCCTGTGTCCCCGTGGGGCAAGAAGGAAGGCCGTACTCGTTCGCCCAAGAAGGCGTCGAACAAGTACATCGTCCGCCGCCGCAAGACGAACAAGAAGCGCTAA
- the rpsS gene encoding 30S ribosomal protein S19 — protein sequence MPRSLKKGPFVDDHLIKKVDVQNEAGSKNVIKTWSRRSMIVPAMLGHTIAVHNGKTHIPVFVTEAMVGHKLGEFSPTRTFRGHVKDDRKSKRR from the coding sequence ATGCCTCGTAGCTTGAAGAAGGGACCCTTCGTCGACGACCACCTGATCAAGAAGGTGGATGTCCAGAACGAAGCCGGTTCCAAGAACGTCATCAAGACCTGGTCCCGTCGCTCGATGATCGTCCCGGCCATGCTCGGTCACACGATCGCGGTGCACAACGGCAAGACCCACATCCCGGTGTTCGTCACCGAGGCGATGGTCGGCCACAAGCTCGGCGAGTTCTCGCCGACGCGCACCTTCCGGGGCCACGTCAAGGATGACCGGAAGTCGAAGCGCCGCTAG
- the rplV gene encoding 50S ribosomal protein L22: MEARAQARYIRVTPMKARRVVDLIRGMDATEAQAVLRFAPQAASVPVGKVLDSAIANAAHNYDHTDVDSLVISEAYVDEGPTLKRFRPRAQGRAYRIRKRTSHITVVVSSKEGTR, encoded by the coding sequence ATGGAAGCCAGGGCCCAGGCGCGGTACATCCGCGTCACGCCCATGAAGGCCCGCCGCGTGGTGGACCTCATCCGTGGCATGGACGCCACGGAGGCCCAGGCCGTCCTGCGATTCGCTCCGCAGGCCGCCTCCGTGCCGGTCGGCAAGGTGCTCGACAGCGCCATTGCCAACGCCGCGCACAACTACGACCACACCGATGTCGACAGCCTTGTCATCTCTGAGGCCTACGTCGACGAGGGCCCGACCCTGAAGCGGTTCCGTCCGCGTGCCCAGGGCCGTGCCTACCGGATCCGCAAGCGGACCAGCCACATCACCGTGGTCGTCAGCAGCAAGGAAGGAACCCGGTAA
- the rpsC gene encoding 30S ribosomal protein S3: MGQKVNPHGFRLGITTDFKSRWYADKLYKDYVKEDVAIRRMLTSGMERAGISKVEIERTRDRVRVDIHTARPGIVIGRRGAEADKIRGQLEKLTGKQVQLNILEVKNPEVDAQLVAQAVAEQLSSRVSFRRAMRKSMQSAMKAGAKGIKIQCGGRLGGAEMSRSEFYREGRVPLHTLRANVDYGFFEAKTTFGRIGVKVWIYKGDVKNIAEVRAENAAARAGNRPARGGADRPARGGRGGERGGRGRKPQQAAGAEAPKAEAPAAAAPAESTGTEA, encoded by the coding sequence ATGGGCCAGAAGGTTAACCCGCATGGGTTCCGGCTCGGCATCACCACGGACTTCAAGTCCCGTTGGTACGCCGACAAGCTGTACAAGGACTACGTCAAGGAAGACGTCGCCATCCGTCGGATGCTGACGTCCGGCATGGAGCGCGCCGGCATCTCGAAGGTTGAGATCGAGCGCACCCGTGACCGCGTCCGTGTCGACATCCACACCGCTCGCCCGGGCATCGTCATCGGCCGCCGCGGTGCGGAGGCCGACAAGATCCGTGGCCAGCTGGAGAAGCTGACCGGCAAGCAGGTCCAGCTGAACATCCTCGAGGTCAAGAACCCCGAGGTCGACGCTCAGCTGGTTGCCCAGGCCGTCGCCGAGCAGCTCTCCTCCCGCGTCTCCTTCCGTCGGGCCATGCGTAAGAGCATGCAGTCCGCCATGAAGGCCGGCGCCAAGGGCATCAAGATCCAGTGCGGCGGTCGCCTCGGCGGCGCCGAGATGTCCCGCTCGGAGTTCTACCGCGAGGGCCGCGTGCCCCTGCACACGCTCCGCGCGAACGTGGACTACGGCTTCTTCGAGGCCAAGACGACCTTCGGCCGCATCGGTGTGAAGGTCTGGATCTACAAGGGCGACGTCAAGAACATCGCCGAGGTCCGCGCCGAGAACGCTGCGGCCCGTGCGGGTAACCGCCCGGCCCGTGGTGGCGCCGACCGCCCGGCCCGTGGTGGCCGCGGTGGCGAGCGTGGCGGGCGCGGTCGTAAGCCGCAGCAGGCTGCCGGCGCCGAGGCCCCCAAGGCCGAGGCTCCTGCCGCCGCCGCTCCGGCCGAGAGCACCGGAACGGAGGCCTGA
- the rplP gene encoding 50S ribosomal protein L16, whose amino-acid sequence MLIPRRVKHRKQHHPKRSGMSKGGTQVAFGEYGIQALTPAYVTNRQIEAARIAMTRHIKRGGKVWINIYPDRPLTKKPAETRMGSGKGSPEWWIANVKPGRVMFELSYPNEKTAREALTRAAHKLPMKCRIVKREAGEA is encoded by the coding sequence ATGCTGATCCCCCGTAGGGTCAAGCACCGCAAGCAGCACCACCCGAAGCGCAGTGGAATGTCCAAGGGTGGAACGCAGGTTGCGTTCGGCGAGTACGGCATCCAGGCGCTGACCCCGGCCTACGTCACGAACCGCCAGATCGAGGCGGCTCGTATCGCGATGACCCGCCACATCAAGCGTGGCGGCAAGGTCTGGATCAACATCTACCCGGACCGTCCCCTCACCAAGAAGCCTGCCGAGACCCGCATGGGTTCCGGTAAGGGTTCGCCGGAGTGGTGGATCGCCAACGTCAAGCCCGGACGCGTCATGTTCGAGCTGTCGTACCCCAACGAGAAGACTGCGCGTGAGGCTCTCACTCGTGCGGCTCACAAGCTGCCGATGAAGTGCCGGATCGTCAAGCGCGAGGCAGGTGAAGCGTGA
- the rpmC gene encoding 50S ribosomal protein L29: MSAGTKASELRELGNEELLAKLREAKEELFNLRFQAATGQLENHGRLKAVRKDIARIYTLMRERELGIETVENA; encoded by the coding sequence ATGTCGGCCGGTACCAAGGCGTCCGAGCTGCGCGAGCTGGGCAACGAGGAGCTTCTTGCGAAGCTCCGCGAGGCCAAGGAAGAGCTGTTCAATCTCCGCTTCCAGGCGGCGACTGGTCAGCTCGAGAACCACGGCCGTCTGAAGGCGGTCCGCAAGGACATCGCGCGGATCTACACCCTGATGCGCGAGCGTGAGCTGGGCATCGAGACGGTGGAGAACGCCTGA
- the rpsQ gene encoding 30S ribosomal protein S17: MSEKNVTENAEARGFRKTREGLVVSDKMDKTVVVAVEDRVKHALYGKVIRRTNKLKAHDEQNAAGVGDRVLLMETRPLSATKRWRVVEILEKAK, translated from the coding sequence ATGAGCGAGAAGAACGTGACTGAGAACGCAGAGGCCCGCGGCTTCCGCAAGACCCGCGAGGGTCTCGTCGTCAGCGACAAGATGGACAAGACCGTCGTCGTCGCTGTCGAGGACCGCGTGAAGCACGCGCTGTACGGCAAGGTCATCCGCCGTACGAACAAGCTCAAGGCGCACGACGAGCAGAACGCTGCGGGCGTCGGCGACCGTGTCCTCCTCATGGAGACCCGGCCGCTGTCCGCGACGAAGCGCTGGCGCGTCGTCGAGATCCTTGAGAAGGCCAAGTAA
- the rplN gene encoding 50S ribosomal protein L14 codes for MIQQESRLRVADNTGAKEILCIRVLGGSGRRYAGIGDVIVATVKDAIPGGNVKKGDVIKAVIVRTVKERRRPDGSYIRFDENAAVILKNDGDPRGTRIFGPVGRELREKKFMKIISLAPEVL; via the coding sequence GTGATCCAGCAGGAGTCGCGGCTGCGTGTCGCCGACAACACTGGTGCGAAGGAGATCCTTTGCATCCGTGTGCTCGGTGGCTCCGGTCGCCGCTACGCGGGCATCGGTGACGTCATCGTCGCCACCGTCAAGGACGCGATCCCGGGCGGCAACGTGAAGAAGGGTGACGTCATCAAGGCGGTCATCGTTCGGACCGTCAAGGAGCGTCGCCGTCCGGATGGCTCGTACATCCGCTTCGACGAGAACGCCGCCGTCATTCTGAAGAACGACGGCGACCCTCGCGGCACCCGTATCTTCGGCCCCGTCGGCCGTGAGCTGCGCGAGAAGAAGTTCATGAAGATCATCTCGCTCGCGCCGGAGGTGCTGTAA
- the rplX gene encoding 50S ribosomal protein L24 → MKIKKGDLVQVITGKDKGKQGKVIAAFPREERVLVEGVNRVKKHTKAGPTAGGSQAGGIVTTEAPVHVSNVQLVVEKDGNKVVTRVGYRFDDEGNKIRVAKRTGEDI, encoded by the coding sequence ATGAAGATCAAGAAGGGCGACCTGGTCCAGGTCATCACCGGTAAGGACAAGGGCAAGCAGGGCAAGGTCATTGCCGCTTTCCCGCGCGAAGAGCGTGTCCTGGTCGAGGGTGTCAACCGGGTCAAGAAGCACACCAAGGCCGGCCCCACCGCTGGTGGTTCGCAGGCCGGTGGCATCGTCACGACCGAGGCGCCTGTCCACGTCTCCAACGTCCAGCTGGTCGTTGAGAAGGACGGCAACAAGGTCGTCACGCGTGTCGGTTACCGCTTCGACGACGAGGGCAACAAGATCCGCGTTGCCAAGCGGACGGGTGAGGACATCTGA
- the rplE gene encoding 50S ribosomal protein L5, protein MMTTTTPRLKQKYREEIAGKLRDEFKYENVMQIPGLVKIVVNMGVGDAARDSKLMDGAVRDLTTITGQKPAITKARKSIAQFKLREGQPIGAHVTLRGDRMWEFLDRTLSLALPRIRDFRGLSPKQFDGRGNYTFGLTEQVMFHEIDQDKIDRVRGMDITVVTTATNDAEGRALLRHLGFPFKEA, encoded by the coding sequence CTGATGACTACCACCACTCCGCGTCTGAAGCAGAAGTACCGCGAGGAGATCGCGGGCAAGCTGCGTGACGAGTTCAAGTACGAGAACGTCATGCAGATCCCCGGTCTCGTCAAGATCGTGGTCAACATGGGTGTCGGCGACGCCGCCCGTGACTCGAAGCTCATGGACGGTGCCGTCCGTGACCTGACCACCATCACCGGTCAGAAGCCGGCCATCACCAAGGCCCGCAAGTCCATCGCGCAGTTCAAGCTGCGCGAGGGTCAGCCGATCGGTGCCCACGTCACGCTCCGTGGCGACCGCATGTGGGAGTTCCTGGACCGCACCCTGTCGCTCGCGCTTCCGCGCATCCGCGACTTCCGCGGTCTGTCCCCGAAGCAGTTCGACGGCCGTGGCAACTACACCTTCGGTCTCACGGAGCAGGTCATGTTCCACGAGATCGACCAGGACAAGATCGACCGTGTCCGGGGTATGGACATCACCGTGGTCACCACGGCGACCAACGACGCTGAAGGCCGTGCCCTTCTCCGTCACCTCGGCTTCCCGTTCAAGGAGGCGTAA
- a CDS encoding type Z 30S ribosomal protein S14 produces MAKKALIAKAARKPKFGVRGYTRCQRCGRPHSVYRKFGLCRVCLREMAHRGELPGVTKSSW; encoded by the coding sequence ATGGCGAAGAAGGCTCTGATTGCCAAGGCTGCTCGTAAGCCCAAGTTCGGTGTGCGTGGCTACACCCGCTGCCAGCGCTGCGGCCGCCCGCACTCCGTGTACCGCAAGTTCGGCCTCTGCCGCGTGTGCCTTCGTGAGATGGCTCACCGTGGCGAGCTGCCGGGCGTGACCAAGAGCTCCTGGTAA
- the rpsH gene encoding 30S ribosomal protein S8: MTMTDPIADMLTRLRNANSAYHDSVTMPASKIKSHIAEILQQEGFITGWKTEDAEVGKNLVLELKFGPNRERSIAGIKRISKPGLRVYAKSTNLPKVLGGLGVAIISTSHGLLTDKQAGKKGVGGEVLAYVW; encoded by the coding sequence ATGACCATGACTGATCCGATCGCAGACATGCTTACGCGTCTGCGTAACGCGAACTCGGCATACCACGACTCCGTGACGATGCCGGCGTCGAAGATCAAGTCTCACATCGCGGAGATCCTCCAGCAGGAGGGCTTCATCACGGGCTGGAAGACCGAGGACGCCGAGGTCGGCAAGAACCTCGTTCTCGAGCTGAAGTTCGGCCCGAACCGTGAGCGCTCCATCGCGGGCATCAAGCGGATCTCCAAGCCCGGTCTCCGGGTTTACGCGAAGTCCACCAACCTGCCCAAGGTGCTGGGTGGCCTCGGCGTGGCGATCATCTCCACGTCCCACGGGCTCCTCACTGACAAGCAGGCCGGCAAGAAGGGCGTAGGCGGAGAAGTTCTCGCCTACGTCTGGTAA
- the rplF gene encoding 50S ribosomal protein L6, with amino-acid sequence MSRIGKLPITVPAGVDVTIDGRTVAVKGPKGTLTHTVVAPIDIVKGEDGVLNVTRPNDERQNKALHGLSRTLVANMITGVTQGYVKKLEISGVGYRVTAKGSNLEFALGYSHPIIVEAPEGITFKVETPTRFQVEGIDKQKVGEVAANIRKLRKPDPYKAKGVKYEGEVIRRKVGKAGK; translated from the coding sequence ATGTCGCGTATTGGCAAGCTCCCCATCACGGTTCCCGCCGGCGTGGACGTCACCATCGACGGCCGTACGGTCGCGGTCAAGGGCCCCAAGGGCACGCTGACCCACACCGTCGTTGCGCCGATCGACATCGTCAAGGGTGAGGACGGCGTTCTGAACGTCACCCGCCCGAACGACGAGCGTCAGAACAAGGCCCTGCACGGCCTGTCCCGCACGCTGGTGGCGAACATGATCACCGGCGTGACCCAGGGTTACGTGAAGAAGCTCGAGATCAGCGGTGTCGGTTACCGCGTTACGGCCAAGGGCTCGAACCTCGAGTTCGCGCTCGGCTACAGCCACCCGATCATCGTCGAGGCGCCCGAGGGAATCACCTTCAAGGTGGAGACCCCGACCCGCTTCCAGGTCGAGGGCATCGACAAGCAGAAGGTCGGCGAGGTTGCGGCCAACATCCGCAAGCTGCGCAAGCCTGACCCGTACAAGGCCAAGGGCGTCAAGTACGAGGGCGAAGTCATCCGCCGCAAGGTCGGAAAGGCGGGTAAGTAA
- the rplR gene encoding 50S ribosomal protein L18, which yields MAYGQKILKGDAYKRAAIKRRHIRIRKHISGTAERPRLVVTRSNRHIVAQVIDDIKGHTLASASTLDTSIRGGEGDKSTHAKQVGALVAERAKAAGVEAVVFDRGGNQYAGRIAALADAAREAGLKF from the coding sequence ATGGCATACGGACAGAAGATCCTCAAGGGCGACGCCTACAAGCGCGCCGCGATCAAGCGCCGTCACATCCGGATCCGGAAGCACATTTCCGGTACGGCGGAGCGTCCCCGTCTGGTCGTTACCCGCTCGAACCGCCACATCGTCGCCCAGGTGATCGACGACATCAAGGGTCACACCCTTGCGTCGGCGTCCACCCTGGACACGTCGATCCGTGGTGGCGAGGGCGACAAGTCCACGCACGCCAAGCAGGTCGGCGCCCTGGTCGCCGAGCGCGCCAAGGCCGCCGGTGTCGAGGCTGTCGTATTCGACCGTGGTGGCAACCAGTACGCCGGGCGCATTGCTGCCCTGGCGGACGCCGCCCGCGAAGCCGGACTCAAGTTCTGA
- the rpsE gene encoding 30S ribosomal protein S5, protein MAGPQRRGGGAGGGERRDRKGRDGGAAAAEKTAYVERVVAINRVAKVVKGGRRFSFTALVVVGDGDGTVGVGYGKAKEVPAAIAKGVEEAKKHFFKVPRIQGTIPHPITGEKAAGVVLLKPASPGTGVIAGGPVRAVLECAGIHDILSKSLGSSNAINIVHATVTALKGLQRPEEVAARRGLPLEDVAPAALLRARAGAGA, encoded by the coding sequence ATGGCTGGACCCCAGCGCCGCGGTGGCGGTGCCGGTGGCGGCGAGCGGCGGGACCGGAAGGGCCGTGACGGCGGCGCTGCTGCCGCCGAGAAGACCGCGTACGTTGAGCGCGTTGTCGCGATCAACCGCGTCGCCAAGGTTGTGAAGGGTGGTCGTCGCTTCAGCTTCACCGCGCTGGTCGTGGTGGGCGATGGTGACGGCACCGTCGGTGTCGGTTACGGCAAGGCCAAGGAGGTGCCGGCCGCGATCGCCAAGGGTGTTGAAGAGGCCAAGAAGCACTTCTTCAAGGTCCCCCGTATCCAGGGCACCATCCCGCACCCGATCACGGGTGAGAAGGCTGCCGGCGTCGTGCTGCTCAAGCCCGCGTCCCCGGGTACCGGCGTTATCGCCGGTGGTCCGGTGCGTGCCGTGCTCGAGTGCGCCGGTATCCACGACATCCTGTCGAAGTCGCTCGGCTCGTCCAACGCGATCAACATCGTGCACGCGACCGTGACGGCCCTCAAGGGCCTGCAGCGTCCCGAGGAGGTCGCGGCCCGCCGTGGCCTGCCGCTCGAGGACGTCGCCCCCGCGGCTCTTCTCCGTGCGCGTGCCGGGGCTGGTGCGTAA